The genomic segment CGCGCACCCCGCTCCCACGCGCAGGTGCAGCCCTCGGCCCTGACGGACCAGGAGCGCTCTGCCGTCCTGGAACTGATGAACAGCGACGAGTACGCCGAACTGGCGCCCGCCCAGATCTGGGCCCGCGAGTTGGACGCCGGCCGCTATTACTGCTCCGTCTCGACGATGTACCGGATCCTGCGCGAGCAGGGTCAGTCCGGTGAGCGCCGACGGCAGGCCGCTCATCCCGCCAAAGCAGTGCCCGAGCTGGTCGCAACCGGACCCTCGCAGGTGTTCACCTGGGACATCACCAAGGCGGCCGGACCGGTCAAGGGCACCTGGTATCACGCCTACGTCATCATCGACATCTTCAGCCGCTACATCGTCGGCCACACCGTTGAGCGGGCCGAATCAGCGGTGCGGGCCGAGGAGTTGATCCGCGAGACCATCATCCGCAACGGCATCGTGCCCCAGACCGTGCACGCCGACCGCGGCACCTCGATGACCTCCAAGAGGGTCTCGCAGCTGCTGGTCGACCTCGGCGTCACCCGGTCGCACTCGCGGCCGAAGACCTCCAACGACAACCCCTACAGCGAGGCACACTTCAAGACCACGAAGTACATGTCCGACTACCCCGAACGATTCGACTCGCTGGCCCATGCCCGCGAGTGGTTCGAGGCATTCATCGCGTACTACAACCACGAACACCGGCACTCGGGCATCGGCTGGCACACACCGGCCAGCGTGCACTTCGGCACCGCCGAGGAGGTCCGCGACCAGCGGGCCGTCACCCTCGCCGACGCATACATCCGCCACCCCGAACGCTTCGGCCGCCGCCCCCGACCACCCCGGATACCCCAGCAGGCATGGATCAACGACCCAGCCAAGCGCAGGGAACCCGCACCACAAACCTCATAGCATCACGACCGTCTCACTGGACTTGAAATCTTCCGGGCAGGCCCTTGACCGGACCGCCGACACCTCCTCCCGGTCGGCGCAGCGTCACCCGGGAGGCGCTGTAGAGGCTTCCACCTCCTGCCGTGTTGTACGCGTGGTAGGTGGAAACAGGGACCTTGTAGAGCACCTTGCGGCCCGAGGGAACTGCGGGCGTGACGACCAGCAGGAATCTGGCCTCGCGAGCGTCCATGGCCGGCCGGATCGGACAGTCGCCCGTGCTCAGGACTCCGATGTAGACACCGGACCGCCAGTCTCGCGGTACGAGGAAGTCGTAGCCCGGCCACTGCCAGTCCTGGTCATACCGCCCGAGTGCGGCGTCCCGTCCGGGCCACTCGACGTGCCCCGTGTGCTTGGGTTTCGAGCCCCAGCGGTAGAAGTCGAGCCGGAAGCGATCCGCGGAGGTGGCGATGTGCAGTCGGATGCTGCGGCCGGCACGGACCGTGGGGGACGCCGGGTATCCGTTGATGCCGGTCATGAGTGCGCCTGGGGCCGCGCGACTCCCATGTAGTGATAGCGATCGACCTGCTCGACGTGAGACTCCCAGCCCAGGGCGCCCAGCCGCTTCGCGAGTCCGTCGGCGTCGTACAGCACCTTGACGGTCAGGTGCTGGCTCCCGTCGGAGAGCCTCCGGCGAACCGTAGGTACCGCACGTCCCTCGATCGTCTCCTCGATCTCCGCCTTCGCGCGGGAGTCGTCGAGGAAGACCACACAGCCACCGGGCTTCAGAGCCCCCCGGAGGGCCTTCCAGAAGGGTTCCAGGTACGCGGGCGGCACGTGGCTGAGCCAGAAAGCGAAGAACACGGTGTCGTACTGGCGATCAGGAACCTGGCTGAAGATGTCCGCCTGGATGAAACGAGTGGTCGAACCCTCCAGGCGGCGTCGCGCGACGGTAAGCATCTCGGGCGCGGCGTCCACCGCGGTCAGGGTCCGGGCGCGCCCGGAGAGCAGATGGGTCCACTGGCCCGTGCCACACGCCAGTTCCAGGACGTCTCCGCTGATGGGCAGCCGATCGAGCGCGTGCGAAAGCTGAGGCATCCCCATGCGCTCCGCGTATGCGGTGTCGTACTCGTCGGCCCTTGCGCGGTAGTAGGCGATCTGCTGCTCGGACCACTCAGCCGATGCGCTGTGCTGCTCTCCGAAGTCGAGCATCCTCAGCTCCTTCAT from the Streptomyces sp. AM 4-1-1 genome contains:
- a CDS encoding IS3 family transposase gives rise to the protein MDEAFTGVEVQLGITAACRLTGRSRATHYRSLKPPTVRAPRSHAQVQPSALTDQERSAVLELMNSDEYAELAPAQIWARELDAGRYYCSVSTMYRILREQGQSGERRRQAAHPAKAVPELVATGPSQVFTWDITKAAGPVKGTWYHAYVIIDIFSRYIVGHTVERAESAVRAEELIRETIIRNGIVPQTVHADRGTSMTSKRVSQLLVDLGVTRSHSRPKTSNDNPYSEAHFKTTKYMSDYPERFDSLAHAREWFEAFIAYYNHEHRHSGIGWHTPASVHFGTAEEVRDQRAVTLADAYIRHPERFGRRPRPPRIPQQAWINDPAKRREPAPQTS
- a CDS encoding N,N-dimethylformamidase beta subunit family domain-containing protein, whose amino-acid sequence is MTGINGYPASPTVRAGRSIRLHIATSADRFRLDFYRWGSKPKHTGHVEWPGRDAALGRYDQDWQWPGYDFLVPRDWRSGVYIGVLSTGDCPIRPAMDAREARFLLVVTPAVPSGRKVLYKVPVSTYHAYNTAGGGSLYSASRVTLRRPGGGVGGPVKGLPGRFQVQ
- a CDS encoding class I SAM-dependent methyltransferase; its protein translation is MKELRMLDFGEQHSASAEWSEQQIAYYRARADEYDTAYAERMGMPQLSHALDRLPISGDVLELACGTGQWTHLLSGRARTLTAVDAAPEMLTVARRRLEGSTTRFIQADIFSQVPDRQYDTVFFAFWLSHVPPAYLEPFWKALRGALKPGGCVVFLDDSRAKAEIEETIEGRAVPTVRRRLSDGSQHLTVKVLYDADGLAKRLGALGWESHVEQVDRYHYMGVARPQAHS